One window from the genome of Salvia splendens isolate huo1 chromosome 9, SspV2, whole genome shotgun sequence encodes:
- the LOC121748998 gene encoding uncharacterized protein LOC121748998 produces MGKTENLQPLEGTAYDAQSTIPGAGSSNGCCLSCSRVRKLVSLRCVLALVLGFGVLLSAVFLLPFFHFGDQQALDLDFQGYDVVASFMLNKSVPFLSDCKLQLEYDIFDEIPFSNTKVEIIRLDPAGPNTTKVVFTVESDATTQSLIREHFVYLISNQSALSLTAPLFGDTFSFNVLKFKGGITASPDQKAFLLQSVKIPFNFTLNSSIDGLLTNFDELTSQLKVGLRLTPYENLFIRLTNLKGSTVRPPTTVESQVVLAVGMDPSRLKQLAQTISGSHSKNLGLNNTEFGRVKQVRLSSILQHSLSNNGGSPSPSPSPSQSPMSKPDHHHRHHHHHHHHHHAAPAVSPSPSAASGGSFSGRGSPASTPAPAPAKTEPPCPFGHNNWYPWKHKHSRMAPTAPPVYAPHIAPSQPRQTDTPAPKIAPASAERPSPIASHAHNWPPSPSEHHARPLDVISITSPSPSPSSAKTFSSKPWILLMFTLLRMALL; encoded by the exons ATGGGAAAGACAGAAAATTTGCAGCCTTTGGAGGGTACAGCATACGATGCTCAGAGTACAATCCCTGGTGCAGGGAGTAGTAATGGGTGCTGCTTGAGCTGCAGTAGGGTTAGAAAGTTGGTGTCTTTGAGATGTGTTCTCGCTTTGGTTCTTGGTTTTGGGGTGCTTTTGTCTGCTGTTTTTTTGCTGCCATTCTTTCATTTTGGAGATCAACAAGCTCTGGATCTGGATTTTCAAG GTTATGATGTCGTCGCAAGTTTTATGCTGAACAAGTCAGTTCCTTTTCTCTCAGACTGTAAGTTGCAACTTGAGTATGATATTTTTGATGAGATTCCCTTCTCCAATACTAAG GTAGAAATAATACGTCTAGATCCGGCTGGACCAAACACGACAAAGGTTGTGTTTACAGTTGAATCTGACGCGACGACACAGAGTTTAATAAGAGAACATTTTGTGTATCTAATATCAAATCAATCAGCTCTTAGCTTGACTGCACCTTTGTTTGGGGATACCTTCTCGTTCAATGTCCTTAAATTCAAAGGAGGAATTACTGCCAGTCCAGACCAGAAGGCATTCCTCTTGCAAAGTGTTAAGATTCCATTCAACTTTACCTTGAATTCCTCCATTGATGGACTGCTCACCAATTTTGACGAACTCACGAGCCAACTTAAAGTTGGCTTACGCTTAACTCCATATGAG AATTTGTTCATACGGCTCACTAATTTGAAGGGTTCGACGGTACGTCCGCCTACAACCGTCGAGTCGCAAGTCGTGTTGGCCGTGGGCATGGACCCCTCGAGATTAAAGCAATTGGCTCAAACTATCTCAGGTTCACACTCTAAAAATCTTGGTCTGAACAACACCGAATTTGGCCGGGTTAAGCAAGTTCGTCTCTCGTCGATCTTACAACACTCCCTCAGCAACAATGGAGGCAGTCCTTCACCGTCACCCTCTCCTTCTCAATCTCCCATGTCGAAACCTGACCACCATCACCGccaccatcaccaccaccaccatcatcaTCACGCTGCTCCTGCCGTTTCGCCTTCTCCATCAGCTGCGAGTGGTGGGTCTTTCAGTGGGAGAGGATCACCAGCATCCACACCCGCACCAGCTCCTGCAAAAACTGAGCCTCCGTGTCCTTTTGGTCACAATAACTGGTATCCGTGGAAGCACAAGCATTCTCGGATGGCACCTACTGCACCACCAGTTTACGCACCACACATAGCTCCATCACAGCCAAGGCAAACGGATACACCAGCTCCAAAAATTGCTCCAGCTTCCGCAGAACGGCCATCTCCAATTGCATCTCATGCTCATAACTGGCCCCCCTCACCAAGTGAACACCATGCAAGGCCACTGGACGTGATATCAATAACATCACCCTCTCCATCTCCAT CTTCTGCAAAGACTTTCTCCTCAAAACCATGGATTCTGCTGATGTTTACGTTGCTCAGGATGGCACTGTTGTAG